A window of the Brassica napus cultivar Da-Ae chromosome C5, Da-Ae, whole genome shotgun sequence genome harbors these coding sequences:
- the LOC106412955 gene encoding F-box/kelch-repeat protein At2g43270 isoform X3, producing MRGEYKNPNSIYITPELLEEIFLVLPLKSILIFKTVSKQWRSILESEMFVRRRRRMNVQKEPKLLAAYKCRCGDQPSLLPESRFEGDEEIVCLHCGDARPSMSCDGLVCIPEPESIIVLNPSTGQLRRFPPCPDPLSSRFRNGSEEFFQGNWVMGFGKDIVTGSYKVVKMCVEPIEEECDLLSVESGEWRKLRLPPYVHHVGRKSVCVNGSIYWMFSGRRLQIGIGYKILALDLHRLEFHNVSVPSATWVTRSTEIVNLGERLAIAKSTILPEWTLEIWTMNANEEKWSKTFSINLEICSNIIRRRKRFAASPWIL from the exons ATGCGGGGAGAAtacaaaaaccctaattcgatcTACATAACACCAGAATTACTGGAAGAAATATTCCTTGTTCTGCCCTTGAAATCAATACTCATATTCAAAACCGTGTCAAAACAATGGAGATCAATTCTGGAATCGGAGATGTTCGTGCGAAGAAGGAGGCGTATGAATGTTCAAAAAGAGCCGAAACTCCTCGCTGCTTACAAGTGTCGCTGCGGAGACCAGCCGAGTCTCCTCCCGGAGTCGCGGTTTGAAGGGGACGAGGAGATTGTCTGTCTTCACTGCGGCGACGCACGACCCTCGATGTCTTGCGACGGTTTGGTCTGCATCCCCGAGCCAGAAAGCATCATCGTTTTGAACCCTTCCACCGGACAACTCCGGCGATTCCCTCCCTGCCCAGATCCATTGTCCTCCCGATTTAGAAACG GGTCGGAGGAGTTCTTTCAGGGAAATTGGGTCATGGGTTTCGGTAAAGACATTGTTACAGGGAGCTATAAAGTGGTGAAGATGTGCGTTGAACCTATTGAAGAAGAATGCGATCTTCTTAGTGTCGAAAGTGGTGAATGGAGGAAACTAAGGCTACCTCCTTATGTGCATCATGTTGGAAGAAAATCAGTGTGTGTTAATGGATCTATCTATTGGATGTTCTCGGGGCGGCGTTTACAAATTGGTATTGGTTACAAAATACTAGCCTTGGATCTTCACAGACTAGAGTTCCATAATGTCTCTGTTCCGTCGGCTACGTGGGTCACCCGGAGCACCGAGATAGTGAATCTTGGGGAACGTCTAGCCATTGCCAAATCCACAATTCTGCCTGAATGGACACTGGAGATTTGGACCATGAATGCGAATGAGGAAAAATGGAGCAAAACTTTCTCCATAAATTTAG AAATTTGTTCAAATATTATTCGGAGGCGAAAGAGATTCGCTGCCTCTCCTTGGATACTTTAG